DNA from Thermococcus sp.:
TGTGGAAGAGAGCAGGTATGGAGAGGCATACGAAGCGTACCTTGACGCCCTGAAAACCCTCGGTGCGCTGGTAGTCTACCGAGAAACAGGCATGCTCGTTCCGGCTGAGAAACTTGAGGGCTTCCTCGGGAAGTATCCGAAGCTTGAGGAAGCCTTGAGGAAGTTCTCCTCCCTGACCGGAAGCGAGGAAACGGCAAGGGCTTTAAGGGAGGAACTGGAAGGACTGAAGGGGATGATGAGTTTGCCGAGTTCCGAGCGGTGACGAGACTCAGCCTCTGACCCAGGGCGAGCCCATCCCATCGGCGTTCAGCCGGACAATGACACGGCCCCCTCATCGTTAGAGGGTAATTCAATTTTACCCGAGTGGACGCGAACCTTCGGTGAGCCCCGTGCCTTTTCCTCTCTCACAGGGTTATCTCTATGGATTTCCCGGAGAAGGACAGCGAGAGCCTGACGTCCTCATGAGTTAAGGTAAACCTTCCCCCTGCCCGTGCTCAGGTAGAGGGAGTTCGATGAACTCTGACCATCCCAAAGCTTCATAAACGGTCCCACTCATTGGTCTCACCATAGGTATATCGGTAATTGCTCGTTAACGGTGATTCCCATGAGGATTGTTTCGGCCGACACGGGAGGTGCTCTCCTCAACGAGAACTACGAGCCGATAGGCCTCATAGCAACCGTCGCGGTGCTCGTGGAAAAACCCTACAAGACGGCAACGCTGAGCAGGGTAAAGTATGCGGACCCCTTTAACTACGACATGAGCGGAAGGCAAGCGATAAAAGATGAGGCGTTTTTAGCTGTTGAGTTGGCCAGGGAAGTTAAGCCCGATGTAATCCACCTCGACTCGACGATAGGTGGCATAGAGGTCAGGAAGCTCGACGAGCCGACGATTGATGCTTTAACAATAACCGACCGCGGGAAGGAGGTCTGGAAGGACCTTGCCAAAGACCTGCAACCCCTCGCGAAGAAG
Protein-coding regions in this window:
- a CDS encoding DUF4152 family protein, translating into MRIVSADTGGALLNENYEPIGLIATVAVLVEKPYKTATLSRVKYADPFNYDMSGRQAIKDEAFLAVELAREVKPDVIHLDSTIGGIEVRKLDEPTIDALTITDRGKEVWKDLAKDLQPLAKKLWEETGIEIIAIGKWSVPVRIAEIYSGIYTAKWAMDYAREHGKVIVGLPRYMSVEIRPGKIYGESLDPREGGLFGEIEAETEGIGWELYPNPLVRRYMVLEVWRE